One genomic region from Nitrospira sp. encodes:
- a CDS encoding flippase — translation MEVSSASSTPQAASLRATDGSQLVRVARGGVLIFISMFFGLGLNYIYSICLARMFDAEVFGLYTLGLAAFSVLSVVSVAGLDRAILRFIPAVNDGDRITLVGPMVKYIARMSLIIGCVAGFTLLGLSSSLSTKIFGKPTLTDVLILFSFAIPLFSLSMVLLSTLQALQDNRWRSFVKYGCEPIVKFSLTVVFVWLGWGVYGALVAFGIALCLTIVLAYIPLRRYVSLGCHSFQHRAFHEKVVRFAAPLLGALIVASLAARSDVFMIGYWLPPEQIGFYGAAFQTASIIALILGSLDSAATPLISRAIAGDNQSCLQSLLQSVLRWSVSMSLPMFLVFVLFPAEVLSIFGDQFHHASYCLVVLAMSQVINAASGSSNTALVLAGYSKLVMWNSIWLGVTQIVFNVMLVPLYGMTGAAVGTATALTLVSVVRFYECSLLLKVKMIEREIWKPVAAAAITFALVSVCKLCGLPVSWWILAATSVGLYTLITTLLGLHEQDRNLLNHLKETVYRHGGPRLCV, via the coding sequence ATGGAGGTGTCATCCGCTTCTTCAACCCCACAAGCAGCTTCTCTGCGTGCCACAGACGGCTCTCAGTTGGTTCGCGTGGCTCGTGGGGGCGTCTTGATATTCATCAGCATGTTCTTTGGGCTCGGGCTCAACTATATCTACAGCATTTGTCTCGCTCGCATGTTCGATGCAGAGGTGTTTGGTCTGTATACGCTTGGGTTGGCTGCGTTCAGTGTACTTTCCGTGGTTTCAGTGGCTGGTTTAGATCGTGCGATTTTGCGGTTTATTCCGGCGGTGAATGACGGCGATAGGATCACATTGGTTGGTCCTATGGTTAAGTATATTGCCCGGATGTCGCTCATCATCGGATGTGTGGCTGGATTCACACTCTTGGGGCTGTCGTCAAGCCTCTCTACGAAGATCTTCGGTAAGCCGACACTCACAGATGTTTTGATACTCTTTTCCTTTGCAATCCCATTGTTTTCCCTTTCCATGGTGCTGCTCTCCACGTTGCAAGCGCTTCAAGACAACCGGTGGAGATCATTTGTGAAGTATGGCTGCGAGCCAATTGTCAAATTTTCGCTTACAGTGGTTTTTGTCTGGCTGGGGTGGGGGGTATACGGTGCGCTCGTCGCGTTTGGAATCGCGCTTTGCCTCACGATCGTGTTGGCGTATATCCCGCTTCGCCGCTATGTTTCCTTAGGCTGCCACTCTTTTCAACACCGAGCGTTCCACGAAAAGGTGGTGCGGTTTGCCGCTCCGCTACTCGGGGCGTTGATTGTCGCCAGCCTCGCGGCTCGTTCAGATGTGTTCATGATCGGTTATTGGTTGCCGCCGGAGCAGATAGGATTTTATGGGGCTGCGTTTCAGACTGCGTCCATCATTGCGTTAATCCTCGGCAGTCTGGACTCTGCTGCAACGCCACTCATCTCCAGAGCTATTGCTGGTGATAATCAGTCATGCCTTCAGTCGCTCTTGCAGTCCGTTCTCCGATGGTCCGTCAGCATGTCATTGCCGATGTTTCTTGTTTTTGTCTTATTCCCTGCCGAAGTGCTTTCGATATTCGGAGATCAGTTTCATCATGCGTCGTATTGTCTCGTCGTCCTGGCAATGAGCCAGGTGATCAACGCCGCAAGTGGCTCATCGAACACCGCATTGGTATTGGCTGGATATTCAAAGCTGGTGATGTGGAACAGTATTTGGCTGGGGGTCACCCAGATTGTATTCAATGTGATGCTCGTCCCTCTCTATGGAATGACCGGCGCAGCAGTGGGGACGGCCACTGCTCTGACTCTTGTGAGCGTTGTCCGTTTTTATGAATGTTCTCTGCTACTCAAAGTGAAGATGATTGAGCGAGAGATCTGGAAGCCCGTTGCCGCTGCAGCGATCACGTTTGCTCTCGTCTCTGTCTGTAAGTTATGCGGGCTGCCGGTGAGCTGGTGGATCTTGGCCGCGACATCGGTAGGCCTCTATACACTCATCACCACGCTGTTGGGATTGCATGAGCAAGATCGAAACCTTCTGAATCATTTGAAAGAGACGGTCTATCGTCACGGAGGTCCACGACTATGCGTATAA
- a CDS encoding methyltransferase domain-containing protein: protein MRITNETDAMNATYMRECLSGRILYGDDLSEDAIDAWFDDEKEGFADLGAKNHESYCYEYHGLNTLHGFRHLPSKLYGRTLCVGGAYGEEVKPFLENIRAITILEPSGAFRTTSLDGVPIEYVKPLPTGIMPFEDGTFDLATCFGCLHHIPNVGTVLRELHRCMKPNGFALVREPIISMGDWRRPRKGLTRRERGIPLPVFRVLISDAGFSIEKETLCGFSVTSRLGGMLGKHFYNSPTIVRIDQLLAELFAWNYRYHPVTAVQKFMPTVAAFVLRKP, encoded by the coding sequence ATGCGTATAACCAACGAAACCGACGCTATGAATGCGACGTACATGCGTGAATGCTTGTCAGGCCGGATACTGTACGGAGACGATTTATCCGAAGATGCGATCGACGCATGGTTTGACGATGAAAAGGAAGGGTTCGCGGATCTTGGGGCCAAGAATCACGAGTCCTATTGTTACGAGTATCACGGATTAAACACTCTTCATGGATTCCGTCACCTCCCATCAAAGTTGTATGGCCGCACGCTTTGTGTGGGAGGGGCGTATGGAGAAGAAGTGAAGCCGTTTCTTGAGAATATCAGGGCGATCACGATCCTGGAGCCTTCTGGAGCATTCAGAACCACCAGCCTCGATGGTGTCCCTATCGAATATGTCAAACCTCTTCCCACGGGTATCATGCCGTTCGAGGATGGGACCTTCGATTTAGCGACGTGTTTTGGCTGTCTTCATCACATTCCAAATGTGGGCACCGTCTTGCGCGAGCTCCATCGATGTATGAAGCCCAACGGGTTTGCGTTGGTTCGAGAGCCAATTATTTCCATGGGAGACTGGCGGCGCCCACGGAAAGGGTTAACGAGGCGCGAGCGTGGGATACCATTGCCTGTGTTCCGGGTATTGATCTCTGATGCTGGATTTAGCATCGAGAAAGAAACATTGTGCGGATTTTCTGTAACCTCCAGGCTTGGGGGAATGCTCGGGAAACATTTCTATAATTCGCCGACCATCGTTCGAATCGATCAGCTTCTCGCCGAGCTGTTCGCATGGAACTACCGGTATCACCCTGTGACGGCCGTTCAAAAATTCATGCCCACGGTTGCTGCATTTGTGCTGAGGAAGCCCTAG
- a CDS encoding glycosyltransferase family 4 protein, whose translation MEDRARLFILGPTPPPFHGVAVAVQTLLQSDLGKRFRTYHLDLADRRGIQHVNKPDLHDVVLFARQWLKLVSMLINACPAVSYLVLSQSTIGFLRDSLLIWPAYLRGSHVVLHLHGGNFRDWFLGRSWLMKAYVKAVLRRVTRAIVLGESLKRQFEGLVDEQRIAVVPNGVDWGASSLHSGMPRGGSRFRILHLSTLSHLKGALMFLRAVPSVVQQRKDVEFVLAGPWSHAEDKQWADSFICQHKLETYVSFSGQVDGAEKRALFDSSDIFVFPGVQQEGQPLVVLEAMAAGIPVIFTDRGCLRDTVPDGEVGLEVPIGDPRQLADRILWLLDHPEAIKAMGARARKRYEALYTKERHIERMMDIFISSCEEGVA comes from the coding sequence GTGGAAGATAGAGCACGGCTTTTTATTCTTGGCCCCACGCCACCGCCATTCCATGGAGTGGCGGTAGCGGTACAAACGTTGCTTCAGTCGGACCTTGGGAAACGGTTTCGCACATATCACTTGGATCTTGCAGACCGGCGAGGCATTCAGCATGTCAATAAGCCTGATTTGCACGACGTTGTCCTCTTTGCTCGTCAGTGGCTCAAACTGGTTAGCATGCTCATCAACGCCTGCCCCGCGGTGAGCTACCTGGTTCTGTCCCAATCGACGATAGGATTTCTACGCGACAGCCTGTTGATCTGGCCAGCGTATCTGAGAGGCAGTCATGTCGTTCTTCATCTGCATGGAGGAAATTTTCGAGACTGGTTTCTCGGGCGATCCTGGCTCATGAAGGCATATGTGAAAGCTGTCCTTCGACGTGTCACGCGTGCCATTGTCCTCGGCGAGTCCTTGAAGCGTCAATTCGAGGGACTCGTCGATGAGCAGCGAATTGCCGTCGTGCCGAACGGCGTCGATTGGGGTGCGTCCAGCCTCCATTCAGGAATGCCACGCGGCGGATCTCGATTCCGTATTCTTCATCTGAGTACGTTAAGCCATTTGAAGGGAGCGCTCATGTTCCTTCGGGCTGTCCCATCCGTAGTTCAGCAGCGAAAAGATGTGGAGTTCGTATTGGCAGGACCATGGTCGCATGCGGAGGACAAACAATGGGCAGACAGCTTCATTTGTCAACATAAACTCGAAACCTATGTGTCGTTCAGCGGGCAAGTGGACGGCGCAGAGAAAAGGGCTTTGTTTGACTCTTCGGACATTTTCGTTTTTCCTGGAGTCCAGCAAGAAGGACAACCCTTGGTTGTTCTCGAGGCGATGGCGGCAGGCATCCCCGTGATCTTTACCGATCGAGGTTGCCTCCGTGACACGGTGCCGGATGGAGAAGTTGGACTAGAAGTGCCAATCGGAGATCCTCGTCAGTTGGCAGATCGCATACTATGGTTGCTGGATCATCCTGAGGCTATCAAAGCGATGGGAGCACGCGCCCGCAAAAGATACGAAGCTCTGTACACGAAAGAGCGACACATCGAGCGAATGATGGATATCTTTATCTCATCCTGCGAGGAAGGTGTTGCGTGA
- a CDS encoding WecB/TagA/CpsF family glycosyltransferase, with product MSRTVCAGENAGVGKRDAGILLGVPIDRKSLADMVQESMHAVAHRTFQKVFACANPHSLVVTQQDADFHSALTRADFVVADGIGATLMARLVGIRIGPRITGTDYFYGVLNALQQRGQGRVFFIGSSQQVLDRIAKRFAVDFPALTLGGALSPPFGAWSEMENHRMVKMINDAKPDVLWVGMTAPKQEKWVEANRRQLNVSVIGSIGAVFDFYAGTYSRAPKWVCDIGLEWAYRFILEPRRMWRRNFVSAPKFVWLVLRRHIYRGDATLTATDLSKQEEIAHHREKKAA from the coding sequence GTGAGCAGAACCGTATGCGCAGGTGAGAATGCCGGTGTGGGCAAACGGGATGCCGGAATACTGCTAGGAGTTCCGATTGACAGGAAGTCCCTCGCAGACATGGTGCAAGAGTCCATGCACGCTGTCGCGCACAGAACGTTTCAAAAGGTATTTGCCTGTGCCAATCCTCATTCGTTGGTGGTCACACAACAGGATGCTGACTTTCATTCTGCCCTGACCCGTGCCGATTTTGTTGTCGCGGATGGCATCGGCGCAACATTGATGGCACGTCTCGTCGGTATCCGGATCGGGCCTCGAATCACAGGAACCGACTACTTCTATGGAGTTCTGAACGCACTCCAACAACGTGGCCAGGGCCGTGTCTTCTTTATTGGATCGTCGCAGCAGGTTCTGGATCGCATTGCTAAACGCTTCGCCGTCGATTTTCCTGCCCTGACGCTTGGCGGTGCTTTGTCTCCGCCGTTCGGAGCATGGAGTGAGATGGAAAATCATCGGATGGTGAAAATGATCAACGATGCTAAGCCGGACGTCCTCTGGGTCGGCATGACGGCGCCGAAGCAGGAAAAATGGGTGGAGGCCAACCGTCGACAGCTCAACGTGTCCGTAATTGGTTCGATCGGTGCGGTCTTCGACTTTTACGCCGGAACTTACTCACGCGCTCCCAAATGGGTCTGCGATATCGGTTTGGAATGGGCCTATCGATTTATCCTTGAGCCACGCCGGATGTGGCGGCGCAACTTCGTGTCCGCACCAAAGTTTGTGTGGCTAGTGCTTCGTCGACACATCTACCGTGGAGATGCCACCCTGACAGCTACCGATTTGTCGAAGCAGGAAGAAATTGCCCACCACCGTGAGAAAAAAGCTGCCTAA
- the xrtD gene encoding VPLPA-CTERM-specific exosortase XrtD yields MTGTRSFLFTSVLVVALLVYMYADSLVFLFSRWFGTEDYSHGIFVPLISGFLIWQSRHRLSQVSGEKSWWGLGVIALGLVLYVVGELSTLFVILHVSLWIVIVGLAVTLLGIRGTRTITFPLGYLLTAIPLPMFFYEGLSSKLQLWSSSLGVGCLQLVGVMAFREGNVIDLGPVQLQVAEACSGIRYLLPLTSLALLCAYLFKDRMWKRVVLVLSSVPISIMINGFRIGMIGLLVERYGNGAAQGFYHLFEGWVIFMVSFGLLIMEMALLGKLGAAVSRKSLSERLTWRNQESEVVREVGLKNPPGNIFSPGPAYLCSVALFVPFTLLSTMLMDREEIPPPRTAFVDFPMQISGWRGEPYPLEQQYIDALRFDDYVLADYRSGVQHPVNFYAAYYRSQRKGQSAHSPQSCLPGGGWEIESLTQRELSMPPGVMEPLRINRAVIQKGEQKQIVMYWFKQRDRNLTDEYLVKLYLLWDAFSRQRTDGALVRLASLVGPGESEAVVDQRLQELAIAVGRELTKFVPD; encoded by the coding sequence ATGACCGGCACACGTTCCTTTCTCTTCACCTCAGTCCTGGTTGTGGCGCTATTGGTGTACATGTATGCGGACAGTCTTGTCTTCCTGTTCAGCCGATGGTTTGGCACTGAGGATTATAGCCATGGAATCTTCGTGCCTCTCATCAGCGGGTTTTTGATTTGGCAGTCTAGGCATCGTTTATCTCAAGTCTCAGGGGAAAAGTCATGGTGGGGCCTTGGCGTCATCGCTCTCGGCCTTGTGCTCTACGTCGTGGGCGAATTGTCCACGCTGTTTGTAATTCTGCACGTCTCCTTGTGGATCGTGATAGTCGGGTTGGCCGTTACGCTGCTCGGGATTCGCGGGACGAGGACCATAACCTTTCCACTCGGCTATCTTCTGACTGCCATCCCTCTTCCGATGTTTTTCTACGAGGGTCTGTCGAGCAAGCTTCAACTATGGTCTTCATCGCTCGGAGTCGGTTGTTTGCAGCTTGTCGGCGTGATGGCCTTTCGTGAAGGCAATGTCATTGATCTTGGCCCGGTTCAACTCCAAGTGGCCGAAGCCTGTAGCGGGATTCGCTACTTGCTTCCGCTGACCTCCCTTGCGCTGCTCTGCGCGTACCTCTTCAAGGATAGGATGTGGAAGCGAGTCGTCCTGGTTCTCTCGTCGGTTCCGATCTCCATCATGATCAACGGATTCCGCATCGGCATGATCGGACTGCTGGTTGAGCGCTATGGAAACGGAGCTGCGCAAGGCTTTTATCATCTCTTTGAGGGATGGGTCATTTTCATGGTGAGTTTCGGGCTATTGATCATGGAAATGGCGCTCTTAGGAAAGCTTGGAGCAGCGGTGTCCAGGAAATCCTTGTCCGAACGACTGACGTGGAGAAATCAAGAGTCAGAGGTCGTCCGTGAAGTTGGACTCAAGAATCCACCAGGCAACATCTTCTCACCGGGACCAGCCTATCTGTGCAGTGTGGCTCTTTTCGTGCCATTCACGCTCCTCTCGACGATGCTCATGGACCGTGAAGAGATTCCCCCGCCGCGAACCGCATTCGTCGACTTCCCGATGCAGATCAGCGGATGGCGAGGCGAGCCCTATCCACTCGAGCAGCAGTACATCGACGCGCTTCGCTTCGATGACTATGTTCTCGCTGACTATCGTTCAGGTGTTCAGCATCCCGTGAATTTCTATGCGGCGTACTATCGGTCACAGCGGAAAGGACAGTCGGCTCATTCGCCTCAGAGTTGTCTGCCGGGTGGGGGATGGGAAATTGAGTCTCTGACGCAGCGAGAATTGTCGATGCCACCAGGGGTGATGGAACCGCTTAGGATCAATCGAGCCGTGATCCAGAAAGGTGAACAGAAGCAAATCGTGATGTACTGGTTCAAACAACGAGACCGAAACCTCACGGACGAATATCTGGTGAAGTTGTACCTGCTGTGGGATGCGTTCTCGAGACAACGGACTGACGGAGCGCTGGTGAGATTGGCTTCACTCGTTGGTCCCGGGGAATCCGAAGCAGTTGTGGATCAACGTCTACAGGAATTGGCGATCGCGGTGGGTCGAGAGCTGACCAAGTTTGTACCGGACTGA
- a CDS encoding MraY family glycosyltransferase — MVNELFFSFMTALFLSMALIPPLRLAAERFQVMDLPGERKVHAHPIPRVGGLAFATGACASIAWWVPKDAIALSILVGSVIIVGFGVWDDRVDLSYRSKLIGQLLAALAVVFGGDIWFTTLPFLPDVEVPAWAGMFVTVVFLVGVSNAVNLTDGLDGLAGGLSFLTLSGIAYLAYVSDDSTVLLLTVPFLGGLLGFLRYNTYPARIFMGDGGSQLLGFIMGVFAVLLTDSSRGPFSPSLALFLLGLPFLDTLGVTGQRLAEGRSPFIGDRAHIHHKLLRFGFTHYEAVTVVYVIQAGMLGLAYVLRWQSDLLILPLYLLIAGSVLMLFIAAGRGLLPNLTSQSGHFLSNVAVTRLMNGPWLTDLPMQFLAVTVPCFLIALVFVPSNVPTDVGYLSIIIFGIVLLGLSFSPRVAPYFVRGGLYVGTTFLLYVCDGSRASALSTVTIVHNAFFVVVAVMVLLSLRFNQENRFQTTPLDYLMVFLAVMFPLLPEVSADISHLGVFAAKLMVLFFSFELLLHAFSSRVRQLGLVSLWILFGLGIRILL; from the coding sequence ATGGTGAATGAACTGTTCTTTAGTTTCATGACGGCGTTATTTTTGTCCATGGCGCTCATTCCTCCGTTACGGCTGGCAGCCGAACGATTTCAGGTGATGGATTTGCCTGGAGAGAGAAAAGTGCATGCGCACCCTATTCCACGGGTGGGAGGTCTTGCCTTCGCAACCGGTGCCTGCGCTTCGATTGCCTGGTGGGTTCCGAAAGATGCTATTGCGCTATCGATTCTGGTCGGCAGCGTCATCATCGTGGGGTTCGGAGTATGGGACGACCGTGTCGATCTGAGCTATCGAAGCAAACTCATTGGACAGCTGCTTGCCGCCCTCGCCGTTGTCTTTGGAGGGGATATCTGGTTTACCACCCTTCCTTTTCTACCCGATGTGGAAGTGCCGGCATGGGCTGGGATGTTTGTGACCGTCGTGTTTCTTGTCGGCGTGTCCAATGCCGTCAATCTCACAGATGGGTTGGATGGGCTAGCCGGTGGTCTGTCATTTCTTACGCTATCTGGGATTGCCTATTTGGCCTATGTCTCTGATGATTCGACTGTCTTGTTGTTGACCGTCCCGTTTCTGGGAGGGCTCTTGGGGTTCTTGCGCTACAACACCTACCCGGCTCGTATTTTCATGGGAGACGGCGGCAGCCAATTGTTGGGATTCATCATGGGGGTATTCGCCGTTCTACTGACGGATTCCTCACGAGGGCCATTCAGTCCGAGCCTTGCTCTATTTCTATTGGGGCTGCCGTTTTTGGATACGCTTGGCGTGACTGGACAACGGCTGGCTGAAGGCCGCTCTCCATTCATCGGCGACCGTGCGCACATTCACCATAAACTGCTTCGTTTTGGGTTCACGCATTATGAGGCCGTGACCGTCGTTTACGTGATCCAGGCAGGGATGTTGGGCTTGGCGTATGTGCTGCGATGGCAGTCCGACCTATTGATCCTTCCCCTTTATCTCCTGATTGCGGGATCGGTCTTGATGCTGTTCATCGCAGCAGGGCGCGGTCTTCTTCCCAATCTCACTTCACAAAGCGGTCATTTTCTATCCAATGTGGCCGTGACGCGATTGATGAATGGCCCGTGGCTGACGGATCTGCCGATGCAGTTCTTGGCCGTGACCGTCCCATGTTTCCTCATTGCCCTGGTGTTTGTTCCATCGAATGTGCCGACCGATGTCGGATATCTGTCGATCATCATATTCGGGATTGTGTTGCTCGGCCTCTCGTTTTCTCCTCGAGTCGCGCCATATTTTGTCCGTGGTGGACTCTACGTGGGCACCACGTTCCTGCTGTATGTCTGCGATGGGTCGCGAGCGAGCGCTTTATCTACCGTCACGATCGTGCACAACGCATTCTTTGTCGTGGTCGCCGTTATGGTGTTATTGAGTCTTCGATTCAACCAGGAGAACCGGTTTCAGACGACACCGCTCGACTATTTAATGGTCTTCTTGGCCGTCATGTTCCCGCTCCTCCCGGAGGTCAGCGCCGATATCTCGCACTTGGGGGTCTTTGCCGCCAAATTGATGGTGCTCTTCTTTTCCTTCGAATTGCTACTCCATGCATTTTCGAGTCGTGTCCGACAGTTGGGACTCGTTTCGCTCTGGATCCTGTTCGGACTAGGAATTCGGATTTTGTTGTAG
- a CDS encoding tetratricopeptide repeat protein yields MRVRTAIVLLSAVAWTACGGPEERKAKYFARANEYIEAANYPKARVALRNVLKIDPKDAGAYVLFARVEEREKNWRNAVQLYQEAVRLDPGHTAAWITLGKYYLEARLTEQVAEAADTVLKKEPKHPQANALKIALQAVTEQAVPSAILKAEALAKEFPSEPDVAILLATLYDQRQRYHDAEVTLRRALDAHPRDLDLLNNLNAVLTRANDIVGAEAVIRRMIDAEPEFFDHRLRLVRFYVQQAAYDKAEEILRNAVALDPNSEQRRLALADFFLSRKDVPSAERVLLDATAQLPYSSQLQFGLAAFYRKTGQDTKARERYAALVQEYKDKPVGLEAKVKLAEMDFQSGKQIEAERQVQEVLRDNPRSSDGLTLLGRLELARRNGKDAVQAFRTVLHDQPGSATVHYLLGQAYQLTGETSLAKESFERAVALYPDQVDAKRSLAVLESKIGRYQQARARLDDLLKQRPNDIAALDMLMTLDLVMKNWSGAEQTLRRIHHVAGESHMALMAEGRLYEAQRRLNDAMNAYERATALVPNEPEPLLSLVKLEVAHDHKVRAQARLETLLAARPDHPFGHGLLAEVLSVSGAHEAAELHYREAARLNPKWMAPWLNWATLLLSRKKPDMAVQVLHEGLKANPDSEELHMLLASAHSEQAQIDLAMAAYETTLRLNPRNVLAANNLAVLLADHKGDPSSLQRAFALSRDFEKEAPHPLFIDTLGWVRFRMGQPEEAIRLMKDAVAKSPDISVLNYHLGMALFQSGKRTEARTYLLKALKNSDSFEGRREAEQALAQIRG; encoded by the coding sequence ATGCGCGTGAGGACCGCCATCGTTCTTCTGTCGGCGGTCGCATGGACGGCTTGTGGTGGTCCCGAGGAGCGAAAGGCCAAGTACTTCGCTCGCGCCAATGAGTACATTGAAGCGGCCAACTATCCCAAGGCGCGGGTCGCCCTGCGGAATGTGCTGAAAATAGATCCAAAGGATGCGGGTGCCTATGTCCTCTTTGCTCGCGTTGAAGAGAGGGAAAAGAATTGGCGCAACGCTGTCCAACTCTATCAGGAAGCCGTCAGACTGGATCCTGGTCATACCGCAGCATGGATTACCCTGGGGAAATACTATCTGGAAGCGAGGTTGACCGAGCAGGTGGCGGAGGCGGCAGACACCGTCCTGAAGAAGGAGCCAAAACATCCTCAAGCGAACGCACTGAAGATCGCCTTGCAGGCCGTGACGGAGCAGGCCGTTCCTTCGGCGATCCTCAAAGCGGAGGCACTGGCGAAGGAGTTTCCATCAGAACCGGATGTCGCCATTCTTCTTGCCACGTTGTACGACCAGCGTCAGCGATATCATGATGCCGAGGTCACGTTGCGACGCGCGTTGGATGCTCATCCGAGAGATCTGGATCTTCTGAACAATTTGAATGCGGTCCTGACGCGGGCAAACGACATCGTCGGCGCAGAAGCGGTCATTCGTCGGATGATTGACGCCGAGCCTGAGTTCTTTGACCATCGGCTGAGACTTGTCCGCTTCTATGTTCAACAGGCTGCCTACGATAAGGCGGAAGAGATTCTCCGTAACGCGGTGGCGCTCGATCCGAACAGCGAACAGCGCCGGCTTGCATTGGCCGACTTCTTTTTGAGCAGGAAGGATGTTCCGTCTGCCGAACGAGTATTGTTGGACGCCACGGCACAGTTGCCGTACTCAAGCCAACTTCAATTCGGGCTTGCCGCGTTCTACCGGAAGACCGGACAAGACACAAAAGCACGTGAGCGCTATGCCGCGTTGGTTCAAGAGTACAAGGATAAGCCGGTCGGGTTGGAAGCCAAGGTGAAGTTGGCGGAGATGGATTTTCAGTCTGGCAAGCAGATCGAAGCGGAGCGTCAAGTGCAGGAAGTATTACGAGACAACCCCCGCTCCTCGGACGGCCTGACCCTTTTAGGACGTCTCGAGTTAGCCAGAAGGAATGGGAAAGACGCGGTTCAGGCCTTTCGCACGGTTTTGCATGATCAGCCGGGATCGGCGACGGTTCACTATCTCCTTGGCCAGGCCTATCAGCTCACTGGAGAGACCAGCCTGGCGAAAGAGAGTTTTGAGCGAGCGGTGGCGTTGTATCCTGACCAGGTCGATGCCAAGCGATCTCTTGCGGTACTGGAAAGCAAAATCGGCCGTTACCAACAGGCCCGTGCTCGACTTGACGACCTGCTGAAGCAACGTCCTAATGATATTGCTGCCCTCGATATGCTGATGACGCTCGACTTGGTAATGAAAAACTGGTCTGGAGCGGAACAGACGTTGAGGCGGATCCATCACGTAGCAGGCGAAAGTCATATGGCCTTGATGGCGGAAGGGCGACTGTATGAGGCGCAACGTCGTTTGAATGACGCGATGAATGCCTATGAACGCGCCACAGCTCTGGTTCCGAACGAGCCGGAGCCACTCTTGTCCCTGGTGAAGCTTGAGGTGGCTCATGATCACAAGGTCCGAGCGCAAGCACGGTTGGAAACGCTCCTCGCGGCTCGTCCGGACCATCCATTCGGCCACGGATTGTTGGCAGAAGTCTTGTCCGTCTCCGGGGCGCATGAAGCGGCCGAGCTTCACTATCGTGAAGCTGCGCGACTGAACCCCAAATGGATGGCGCCGTGGCTCAACTGGGCCACGTTGCTATTGTCCCGCAAAAAACCGGATATGGCCGTACAGGTTCTACACGAGGGGCTCAAGGCCAACCCCGATAGTGAGGAGTTGCACATGCTCTTGGCCTCGGCGCACTCCGAGCAAGCACAGATAGATCTCGCTATGGCCGCATATGAGACCACCTTGCGGCTGAATCCTCGCAACGTGCTGGCAGCGAATAATCTGGCCGTCTTGCTCGCGGACCACAAGGGTGATCCATCGAGTTTGCAAAGGGCCTTCGCGCTCAGTCGAGATTTTGAAAAGGAGGCGCCGCATCCTCTCTTTATCGATACCCTCGGCTGGGTGCGATTCAGAATGGGGCAACCGGAAGAGGCGATCCGGCTGATGAAAGACGCCGTCGCCAAATCACCCGACATTTCTGTCCTGAATTATCATCTTGGAATGGCATTGTTTCAGTCCGGTAAACGCACCGAGGCCCGTACGTATCTTTTAAAGGCGCTGAAGAATTCCGATTCGTTCGAAGGACGGCGGGAGGCAGAGCAAGCCCTCGCGCAGATCAGAGGGTAG
- a CDS encoding polysaccharide biosynthesis/export family protein, which translates to MSRSVRSMMKGVLMATAVMIVAMPAYAGDAMTGWPVAQVEPGYRLGAEDIMLVSVWKDEQLTREVVVRPDGMFSFPLVGDIQAEGRTVEDIRGDLVKRLTKYIPNANVSVAVTKVISYKVYVVGRVNKPGEYLIGHYTDVLQALSLAGGLTPFAAENDIKVLRRVRGEQHAIPFRYGDVRKGRDLEQNIILQRGDVVMVP; encoded by the coding sequence ATGTCTCGATCAGTGCGATCAATGATGAAGGGGGTACTGATGGCCACGGCTGTCATGATAGTGGCGATGCCTGCTTATGCGGGTGATGCGATGACCGGCTGGCCGGTGGCGCAAGTCGAGCCAGGGTACCGCCTCGGCGCCGAGGATATCATGCTGGTATCGGTGTGGAAGGATGAACAGCTGACGCGAGAAGTCGTCGTCCGTCCGGACGGGATGTTTTCATTTCCCCTCGTCGGCGATATCCAGGCCGAGGGTCGAACAGTCGAGGACATTCGTGGCGACCTTGTGAAGCGGCTGACAAAGTATATTCCGAATGCCAATGTTTCGGTCGCGGTCACAAAAGTCATCAGTTACAAGGTGTACGTCGTCGGCCGAGTGAATAAGCCGGGTGAGTATTTGATCGGCCATTACACCGATGTGCTGCAGGCGCTCAGTCTTGCTGGTGGACTGACTCCGTTTGCCGCTGAGAACGATATCAAGGTCTTACGGCGGGTGAGGGGAGAACAACATGCCATTCCCTTTCGCTATGGAGATGTTCGGAAAGGCAGGGATTTGGAGCAA